From Nicotiana tabacum cultivar K326 chromosome 15, ASM71507v2, whole genome shotgun sequence, the proteins below share one genomic window:
- the LOC107787810 gene encoding uncharacterized protein LOC107787810 yields MQAAKRGGSIINISSIAGLNRISVRGGIAYSSSNKAAMDSMTKVIALELGEHNIRVNAIAPGIFKSEITEKLLQKDWLKNVATRSVPLKTFGTTNPALTSLVRYLVHDSSNYISGNIFIVDSGYTLPGIPIFSSL; encoded by the exons ATGCAAGCTGCAAAACGAGGAGGCTCTATTATTAATATTTCATCTATTGCTGGTTTAAATAGAATATCAGTGCGAGGGGGCATTGCCTATTCTTCCTCCAACAAGGCTGCCATGGATAGCATGACCAAG GTAATTGCATTGGAATTGGGAGAACATAACATAAGAGTGAATGCAATAGCTCCAGGAATTTTCAAATCGGAGATTACTGAGAAATTATTGCAAAAAGATTGGCTAAAAAATGTAGCAACAAGAAGTGTTCCACTGAAAACTTTTGGAACCACAAATCCTGCTTTAACTTCACTTGTGAGATACTTGGTCCATGACTCTTCCAATTACATATCTGGCAACATATTTATTGTTGATTCTGGTTATACTCTTCCTGGTATCCCTATCTTTTCTTCTCTATAA